In Phalacrocorax aristotelis chromosome 25, bGulAri2.1, whole genome shotgun sequence, the following proteins share a genomic window:
- the LOC142048344 gene encoding olfactory receptor 14C36-like yields the protein MSNSSTITQFLLLAFADTQELQLLHFWLFLGIYLAALLGNGLIITTIACDHHLHTPMYFFLLNLSLLDLGSISTTLPKSMANALWDTRTISYYGCAAQVSMFVFFVTGEFYLLTVISYDRYVAICKPLHYGTLLGDRACAHMAAAAWASGFLSAVLHTANTFSLPLCQGNAVDQFFCELPQILKLSCSDTYLREVRVIAFCFCSGIGCFVFIVFSYVQLFRAVLRLPSEQGRHKAFSTCLPHLAVVSLFISTAMVAYLKPPSISSRSLNLVVAVLYSVVPPAVNPLIYSMKNQELKNSLRKLILWTFFCSHKIPITLHK from the coding sequence ATGTCCAACAGCAGCACCATCACCCAGTTCCTCCTCCTGGCATTTGCGGAcacacaggagctgcagctcctgcacttCTGGCTCTTCCTGGGCATCTACCTGGCTGCCCTCCTGGGCAACGGACTCATCATCACCACCATAGCCTGCGACCACCACCTCCACACACCCAtgtacttcttcctcctcaaccTCTCCCTCCTTGACCTGGGCTCCATCTCCACCACTCTCCCCAAATCCATGGCCAATGCCCTCTGGGACACCAGGACTATTTCCTATTATGGATGTGCTGCCCAGGTCTCtatgtttgtcttttttgtcACAGGAGAGTTTTATCTCCTCACTGTCATATCCTATGACCGCTACGTGGCCATCTGCAAACCCCTGCACTACGGGACGCTCCTGGGTGACAGAGCTTGTGCCcacatggcagcagctgcctgggccaGTGGGTTTctcagtgctgtgctgcacacGGCCAATACATTTTCACTCCCCCTCTGCCAAGGCAATGCTGTGGACCAGTTCTTCTGTGAACTTCCCCAGATCCTCAAGCTTTCCTGCTCAGACACCTACCTCAGGGAAGTCAGGGttattgccttttgtttttgttcaggtattgggtgttttgttttcattgttttctccTATGTGCAGCTCTTCAGGGCTGTGCTGAGGCTCCCCTCTGAGCAGGGACGGCACAAAGCCTTTTCCACGTGCCTCCCTCACCTGGCCGTAGTCTCCCTGTTTATCAGCACTGCCATGGTTGCCTACCTGAAGcctccctccatctcctcccgATCCCTGAATCTGGTGGTGGCGGTTCTGTACTCAGTGGTGCCTCCAGCAGTGAATCCCCTCATCTACAGCATGAAGAACCAGGAGCTCAAAAATTCCCTGAGGAAGCTGATTTTATGGACATTTTTCTGTAGTCATAAAATTCCCATCACTCTTCACAAATGA